One segment of Coffea arabica cultivar ET-39 chromosome 7c, Coffea Arabica ET-39 HiFi, whole genome shotgun sequence DNA contains the following:
- the LOC140010381 gene encoding BEL1-like homeodomain protein 2, translating into MGIATQPPLLSFVTSQYSSKGGHHQQQLILDKTNSLSSMSQDYHHQGIFSFSNGFERSQQEHQQQQHQQHIAQQIRRDKLRVQGFDPPPPLVTIDEVESSGLPGYETAGMLSEMFNFTSGAATPGDISLEGQLSHNYRNSRPPPPPATPVGIEWYSNRQGGGMVVGGLGSLGESKNQNVVGERDAITTTHHHHHHQHQQQQQQQQISGINADSAAAMQLFLMNPQPRSPSPSQSHPPPANPTSSTLHMLLPNPPSISSPSTLHHHGFHHHHQVSAASPAGAPFGLSSQFTWVPDGGTGGVATSATEIGGVVEGQGLSLSLSSSLQHLEAAKAEELRMEDGAAVLFFNQGGGGSNTSSAAQYAYKNLGGGHHHQPLHIAQGGGGVGQNHQLHVGFGSSLGVVNVLRNSKYAKAAQELLEEFCSVGRGPLKKNKLARNNSTTNPNSNPSGNSGGGGVATNGGGGGNSSSSSKDLPPLSAADRLEHQRRKVKLLSMLDEVDRRYNHYCEQMQMVVNSFDLVMGFGAAVPYTALAQKAMSRHFRCLKDAIATQLKHSCELLGEKDAGTSGVTKGETPRLKLLEQSLRQQRAFHQMGMMEQEAWRPQRGLPERSVNILRAWLFEHFLHPYPSDADKHLLARQTGLSRNQVSNWFINARVRLWKPMVEEMYQQEAKEEAEEREPSQSNGSNIAQTPTPNATTTTTPSSTAATTTATTATATETTAAAAITATGKRSEINDSENDPSFFAINRQCFSENQAKNNCSSATSTSIMSISTSLATQTATVKPPTMSSQSFPTAYDSEAACRRSGIVTSANAEMGSTFIRFGTSAGDVSLTLGLRHAGNLPENSSTTFSVRDFGGS; encoded by the exons ATGGGTATAGCAACTCAACCTCCACTACTATCTTTCGTTACATCTCAGTATTCCTCTAAGGGCGGCCATCATCAGCAGCAGCTAATCCTAGACAAGACCAATTCTTTGAGTTCTATGTCCCAAGATTATCATCACCAAGGAATCTTTAGTTTCTCGAATGGGTTCGAGAGATCGCAACAGGAACACCAACAACAACAACATCAACAGCACATAGCACAGCAGATCCGTAGAGATAAACTGAGAGTTCAAGGCTTTGACCCTCCTCCACCTCTGGTTACCATTGATGAAGTAGAATCAAGTGGTCTCCCGGGTTATGAAACAGCAGGTATGTTGTCCGAAATGTTTAATTTTACTTCGGGAGCCGCAACTCCGGGGGATATCTCATTGGAGGGCCAATTATCCCACAATTATCGCAACTCAAGACCGCCGCCGCCTCCGGCTACTCCTGTAGGAATCGAGTGGTATAGTAACAGACAAGGAGGAGGAATGGTGGTGGGTGGTTTGGGATCGTTGGGAGAATCCAAAAATCAAAACGTTGTGGGCGAGCGTGACGCTATAACTACTACTCATCATCATCACCACCACCAAcaccaacaacaacaacaacaacaacagatATCAGGCATTAATGCGGACTCAGCAGCAGCCATGCAACTTTTCCTAATGAATCCGCAACCAAGGTCACCTTCACCATCTCAATCTCATCCTCCTCCTGCTAATCCAACGTCCTCTACTCTCCATATGTTGCTTCCTAACCCTCCCTCAATATCATCGCCTTCTACTCTTCATCATCATGggtttcatcatcatcatcaagtgAGTGCTGCATCTCCTGCTGGTGCGCCTTTTGGTCTTTCATCACAATTCACTTGGGTTCCCGATGGTGGGACTGGCGGTGTAGCTACCAGTGCTACTGAAATTGGTGGGGTTGTGGAAGGCCAAGGCCTTTCTTTATCGCTGTCGTCTTCTTTACAACATCTTGAAGCGGCTAAGGCTGAGGAATTGAGAATGGAAGATGGCGCAGCCgtgttatttttcaatcaagGTGGAGGAGGGTCTAATACTTCTTCTGCTGCTCAATACGCTTACAAGAATTTAGGTGGCGGTCACCATCATCAGCCATTGCATATAGCCCAGGGTGGAGGAGGAGTGGGTCAGAATCACCAGCTTCATGTTGGGTTCGGATCATCTCTGGGCGTGGTCAATGTCTTGAGGAATTCTAAGTACGCAAAAGCAGCACAGGAGTTGTTGGAAGAATTTTGCAGTGTGGGTAGAGGTCCACTCAAGAAGAACAAATTAGCAAGGAATAATAGCACTACTAACCCTAATTCCAATCCAAGTGGCAatagtggtggtggtggtgttgCTACTAATGGCGGTGGTGGCGGAAATTCGTCTTCTTCTTCAAAGGATCTCCCTCCTTTATCAGCGGCTGATAGGCTAGAGCATCAAAGGAGAAAGGTCAAACTGTTATCTATGCTTGATGAG GTGGATCGAAGATACAATCATTACTGCGAACAAATGCAAATGGTGGTCAACTCATTTGATCTGGTGATGGGGTTCGGTGCAGCAGTACCGTACACTGCACTTGCTCAGAAGGCAATGTCTCGACATTTCCGGTGCCTCAAGGATGCCATAGCAACGCAGCTGAAACACAGTTGTGAGCTACTGGGAGAGAAAGACGCCGGTACATCGGGCGTGACAAAAGGAGAGACTCCAAGACTTAAGCTTCTGGAACAAAGCTTGAGACAGCAAAGGGCCTTTCACCAAATGGGAATGATGGAACAAGAAGCATGGAGACCTCAGAGGGGCTTGCCTGAACGCTCAGTCAACATTTTGCGAGCTTGGCTTTTTGAGCATTTTCTACACCC GTATCCAAGCGATGCAGATAAGCATCTGTTGGCAAGACAGACTGGTCTGTCAAGAAACCAG GTCTCAAACTGGTTCATTAATGCCAGGGTCCGGTTGTGGAAACCCATGGTGGAAGAGATGTACCAACAAGAAGCCAAAGAAGAGGCAGAAGAGAGAGAACCAAGCCAAAGCAATGGCAGCAACATTGCACAAACACCAACGCCTAATGCCACTACTACTACCACCCCATCTTCTACAGCTGCCACCACAACTGCTACGACAGCAACAGCGACAGAAACAACTGCAGCAGCAGCAATTACAGCAACAGGCAAAAGATCCGAAATTAATGATTCTGAAAACGACCCTTCATTCTTCGCAATCAATAGACAATGCTTCTCGGAAAACCAAGCAAAAAACAATTGTTCCTCCGCTACTTCCACCTCAATAATGTCTATTTCCACTTCTCTTGCTACCCAAACCGCCACCGTCAAGCCACCAACAATGTCTTCACAATCTTTTCCGACCGCCTACGACTCCGAGGCCGCCTGCCGCCGCAGCGGCATTGTGACATCCGCCAACGCTGAGATGGGGTCCACGTTCATAAGGTTTGGAACTAGTGCTGGAGATGTTTCACTTACTCTAGGGCTACGTCATGCCGGAAACCTACCGGAGAATAGTAGTACTACCTTTTCTGTTCGAGACTTCGGGGGCAGTTAG